A window from Onychostoma macrolepis isolate SWU-2019 chromosome 07, ASM1243209v1, whole genome shotgun sequence encodes these proteins:
- the nedd8 gene encoding NEDD8, with translation MLIKVKTLTGKEIEIDIEPTDKVERIKERVEEKEGIPPQQQRLIYSGKQMNDEKTAADYKIQGGSVLHLVLALRGGWVH, from the exons ATGTTAATTAAAGTCAAG acCCTCACTGGCAAAGAAATCGAGATCGACATCGAGCCCACAGACAAG GTGGAGAGAATAAAAGAGAGAGTGGAGGAGAAAGAGGGAATCCCACCCCAGCAACAGAGACTCATCTACAGTGGAAAACAGAT GAATGATGAGAAAACGGCAGCTGATTACAAGATCCAGGGTGGCTCCGTGCTGCATCTGGTTCTTGCACTGAGAGGTGGGTGGGTCCACTAG